Proteins from a genomic interval of Ferviditalea candida:
- a CDS encoding isochorismatase family protein, producing MTYVWDDALTEADRLVIKKGGYGKKRGLGSKPLLVIIDVQYNYVGEDVPIEQQLDQWPSGGGSRAWDAIRSIQNLLETARTCGIPVMHTRNVQKKTLFFDNFSAKAERDNTKYLDGRPEAQIVKELQPLENELVLDKSYASAFFGTPLVSYLIKMGVDSLILAGGSTGGCVRATAVDAVMRNFNVAVVEDCVYDRIELSHKAALLDLWMKYCDVSASEEIIRYFQQLKSEDTRG from the coding sequence ATGACCTATGTTTGGGATGATGCGCTTACCGAAGCCGATCGTCTTGTCATCAAAAAAGGAGGATACGGAAAGAAGCGCGGATTAGGCTCAAAACCGCTGCTGGTGATCATCGACGTCCAATACAACTATGTCGGCGAGGATGTGCCGATCGAGCAGCAGCTGGATCAATGGCCGAGCGGAGGCGGCAGCAGGGCATGGGACGCGATCCGCAGCATACAAAATCTGCTGGAAACGGCGCGGACCTGCGGCATACCCGTCATGCACACCCGAAATGTCCAGAAAAAAACATTGTTTTTCGATAATTTCAGCGCCAAGGCTGAGCGGGACAATACCAAATATCTGGATGGCCGTCCGGAAGCGCAAATCGTTAAAGAATTGCAGCCGCTGGAGAATGAACTGGTTCTTGACAAAAGTTATGCAAGTGCTTTCTTTGGAACCCCGTTGGTCAGTTATTTGATCAAGATGGGAGTCGACTCTCTTATTTTGGCAGGGGGGTCCACGGGCGGATGCGTTAGGGCTACGGCAGTGGATGCAGTGATGCGCAATTTCAATGTGGCTGTAGTCGAGGATTGCGTGTATGACCGGATTGAGCTTTCCCATAAAGCGGCTTTGCTGGATTTGTGGATGAAGTATTGCGACGTGTCGGCTTCCGAAGAAATCATCCGTTATTTTCAACAACTGAAATCAGAAGATACAAGGGGGTAA